The Falco peregrinus isolate bFalPer1 chromosome 12, bFalPer1.pri, whole genome shotgun sequence genome has a segment encoding these proteins:
- the SPHKAP gene encoding A-kinase anchor protein SPHKAP isoform X2, which translates to MPEVPEHQGSSTDSLASSLGSSVTACKKILCSNSLLESTEYWLQNQRTPCQIGFLEDKSESNCASVCFVNLDANRDNCSYEQVKQRLISISPNLPKLISSMNVQPPKENEIVLLSGLASGNLQADYEVPQCPWLADVCLVQCARGDRKNSASCIIFEINKFLIGLELVQERQLQIEARILKPEDDTNCSVSSIEEDFLTASEHLEDDNETDEYKTGHEKLSVSEASSDVKKSKGKGFENLHYRKARLPFIPEGNCINNDNAATRASEAVNVVAENGILQPEDKSDQEILWQKELAARATSSFSATDLTTVVENSCLLHMLEEESSTKMAKEELGPLCDPTVKHNSKADGEDGAGIRQMDPPSQNERATTGQYATNLAESVLQDAFIRLSQSQPTFSEEAAVSVSVGSSCKSEDVSGSRSWNELPKIVIVQSPDSSENIPDWPGSAFPSLCHWTESESSAEVSDHFEEEHSNGHGQSALEVALACAATVIGTISSPQAAEKFRRDPEAPDPKSRAADNEELHPAPSQLLDDCAATDYSFPSALCGMTQVASAVAVCGLGETKEEKYPAASSGLLSAAQTSAAITLHCSVAIGSSMEKLNDSIAEALLKEASIILTKPNTYKNVGHFMESINGKIIETAARPRIPHTDEVIRDELAQNLSNVILRHSMEEVRKKRQLHSHSGNGSSTQDVFMETANKLLFNVIYFTCKKMNDIRQVEECSPLFSEGTKAEKVTRTEGWSTQATACETSHSRLDQPAVKPFGTCYSTSASKDLGNVTNTRRSTMKDVNSKESATLNSVPTSKATGHNTLVAKTSPKKRYLKRTARDCYKSPNQSNNHQKKKDYRSFSGKENTFANNECSHGVQEQLSSSATLNAENQAKHKCDAVLNSDVQVSLSLLGNHVLLPSQPVLQVKHARDKYCITDFAEELAETVVSMATEIAAICLENSNGKQPWFCAWKRGSEYLVTQSLSCRTMKRKKETHANGSVVRKHRAPRLSEIKRKTDEHPELKERLMNRVVDESINLEDTPDSVNIFANEVAAKIMNLTELSMVDSIWQGPNHPRNRLHCERWSRAKASSCESIPEEDSDSKASFNTLGLMNTFGQPVSQTSSVSKQSSCESITDEFSRFMVNQMESEGRGFDLLLDYYAGKNANNILTSALQQVAKKNGHLNVRPSCPSKQSSTESITEEFYRYMLREIEKENKDNVSSPRNSKDWCGSLLPPALRPPFCFRQSSMPDSRSSGSRLTVNVPVKANSLDGFAHHRQDSLSVQPVSTVASSGLCKSDSCLYQRCKTDQITDMLIHETWASSIESLMRKNKIIADEVDAAEADQFHSDSPPHVEQYANRLAANIVESGKNLIVVQQDSLDYTSREHVLESKHPQSATQIRSKPKRDGVSLDETKEQMKSPGYLPAGQHREVPLIQIETDQRDEPDKDSESLTSCGPAGKEHQSKEKPPEAFDGKNTVSSALPNSNSPQSRPDAEIMGETKTAEEFPNHLSSSEESTGSWSQLANDEDNPDDTSSYLQLSERSLSNGNSSTTSSLGIVDLEIYQENVPSSPMINELVEEKVFLKEQTENTEESTAGLSVGTAACQKDLLVINFDLEPECPDAELRATLQWIAASELGIPTIYFKKSQENRIEKFLDVVQLVQRKCWKVGDIFHAVVQYCKLSEEGREMTPSLFDWLLELG; encoded by the exons GTTTGTTTTGTGAATTTAGATGCAAACAGAGACAACTGCAGCTATGAGCAAGTGAAACAG AGGTTGATCAGCATCTCTCCAAATCTCCCCAAACTCATCAGTTCAATGAACGTACAGCcaccaaaggaaaatgaaatagtCCTGCTGAGTGGATTAGCATCAGGAAACCTTCAGGCCGATTATGAAGTTCCCCAG tGTCCTTGGCTGGCAGATGTCTGCTTGGTTCAGTGTGCAAGGGGGGACAGGAAAAACAGCGCAAGCTGCAtcatttttgaaataaacaagTTTCTGATTGGACTTGAGCTTGTTCAGGAGAGACAGCTGCAGATAGAAGCTCGTATCTTAAAGCCCGAGGATGACACAAACTGCTCAGTGTCCTCAATAGAAGAAGATTTCCTCACAGCATCAGAGCACCTCGAGGATGACAACGAGACTGATGAATATAAAACTG gTCATGAAAAATTAAGTGTTTCAGAAGCATCTTCAGATGTCAAAAAAAGTAAAGGCAAGGGATTTGAAAATCTCCACTACAGAAAAGCCAGGTTGCCATTCATTCCTGAAGGGAACTGCATTAATAACGACAATGCAGCTACTAGAGCCTCTGAAGCTGTGAATGTTGTGGCTGAAAATGGCATCCTACAACCTGAGGATAAGTCAGACCAGGAAATACTGTGGCAGAAGGAATTAGCTGCAAGAGCTACTTCATCCTTTAGTGCTACTGATTTGACTACTGTCGTTGAAAATTCCTGCTTACTGCACATGTTGGAAGAGGAGTCTTCAACCAAAATGGCTAAAGAGGAGCTGGGGCCTCTGTGTGACCCAACAGTGAAACACAACAGTAAGGCAGACGGAGAGGACGGCGCAGGTATCCGACAGATGGATCCTCCCTCACAAAATGAGCGGGCAACTACAGGTCAGTATGCCACAAATTTAGCAGAATCTGTTCTACAAGATGCATTCATTAGACTGTCACAGTCTCAACCCACTTTCAGTGAGGAGGCTGCAGTCAGTGTCTCTGTAGGAAGCTCCTGTAAGTCAGAAGATGTATCTGGTTCCCGGTCGTGGAATGAACTCCCAAAGATCGTCATAGTCCAAAGTCCAGACAGTTCTGAGAACATACCCGACTGGCCAGGGtctgccttccccagcctgtgccactGGACCGAATCAGAAAGTTCTGCTGAAGTTTCAGATCACTTTGAGGAGGAACATTCAAACGGACACGGCCAGAGTGCACTGGAAGTGGCTCTAGCTTGTGCAGCCACTGTTATCGGAACCATTTCCAGTCCCCAGGCTGCAGAGAAATTCAGGCGGGATCCGGAAGCCCCAGACCctaaaagcagagcagctgatAACGAAGAGCTGCACCCAGCACCTTCACAGCTACTTGATGACTGTGCTGCCACAGATTATTCATTTCCATCTGCGCTGTGTGGCATGACTCAGGTAGCAAGTGCTGTAGCTGTCTGTGGTTTGGGGGAAACGAAGGAGGAGAAGTACCCTGCAGCTTCGAGTGGACTTCTGTCTGCTGCCCAGACTTCTGCAGCCATTACTCTTCACTGTAGCGTAGCTATAGGAAGCAGCATGGAGAAGCTAAACGATAGCATTGCGGAGGCACTTCTCAAAGAGGCATCAATAATTTTGACAAAACCCAACACATACAAGAATGTAGGTCATTTTATGGAATccataaatggaaaaattattgAAACAGCAGCAAGGCCACGGATTCCACACACTGATGAAGTAATCAGGGATGAACTCGCACAAAACTTATCCAATGTTATTCTACGGCATTCTATGGAAGAGGTTAGGAAGAAGAGACAGCTACACTCCCATTCAGGAAATGGCTCAAGTACACAAGACGTTTTCATGGAGACTGCAAACAAGTTGCTTTTTAACGTAATATATTTCACTTGTAAGAAGATGAACGACATAAGACAAGTTGAAGAATGTTCTCCTCTCTTTTCCGAGggcacaaaagcagagaaagtaaCAAGAACAGAAGGATGGTCAACACAGGCAACAGCATGTGAAACTTCACACAGCCGCCTCGATCAGCCTGCTGTTAAGCCATTTGGTACATGCTACAGCACTAGTGCTAGCAAAGATCTTGGAAATGTCACAAACACTAGGAGAAGTACTATGAAAGACGTAAACAGCAAGGAAAGTGCCACACTGAATTCAGTACCAACAAGCAAAGCTACAGGGCATAACACACTTGTGGCAAAAACATCTCCCAAGAAGAGATACCTGAAAAGAACCGCACGAGACTGTTACAAATCCCCAAATCAGAGTAACAATCATCAGAAGAAGAAAGACTACAGATCATTTTCAGgcaaagaaaatacctttgcaAACAACGAATGCAGCCATGGTGTTCAAGAACAGCTGTCTTCCAGTGCCACCCTGAATGCAGAAAACCAGGCCAAGCATAAGTGTGATGCTGTGCTGAACAGCGATGTCCAGGTTAGCTTGTCGTTACTGGGAAATCATGTCTTGCTTCCttcacagcctgtgctgcaggtgAAACATGCAAGGGACAAATACTGTATAACAGATTTTGCAGAGGAATTGGCAGAAACAGTTGTCTCTATGGCAACAGAAATCGCTGCCATTTGTCTTGAAAACTCAAACGGAAAGCAGCCCTGGTTCTGCGCGTGGAAGAGAGGCAGTGAGTATCTGGTGACCCAGAGTCTGTCATGCAGAaccatgaaaaggaaaaaggagaccCACGCTAATGGTTCGGTTGTTCGGAAGCACAGGGCACCTAGACTTAGTgagatcaaaagaaaaacagatgagcACCCTGAACTAAAGGAAAGGTTGATGAATCGGGTAGTAGATGAATCTATAAACCTTGAGGATACACCAGACTCGGTCAATATCTTTGCAAACGAAGTGGCTGCCAAGATCATGAACCTCACCGAACTCTCCATGGTGGATAGTATCTGGCAAGGTCCAAACCACCCCAGGAACAGGCTGCACTGTGAAAGATGGAGCCGAGCCAAGGCCTCAAGCTGCGAGAGCATACCAGAGGAGGACTCCGATTCCAAAGCCTCTTTCAATACTCTAGGCCTAATGAACACCTTTGGTCAGCCTGTGAGCCAGACAAGTTCTGTCTCAAAGCAGTCTAGTTGTGAAAGCATTACTGATGAATTTTCAAGATTTATGGTGAACCAGATGGAAAGTGAAGGAAGAGGTTTTGATTTATTACTGGATTACtatgcaggaaaaaatgcaaacaacatCTTAACTTCTGCTTTGCAACAAGTAGCCAAGAAAAATGGTCATCTTAATGTAAGACCAAGTTGCCCATCCAAACAGTCCAGCACAGAAAGCATAACAGAAGAATTTTATAGGTATATGCtaagagaaatagaaaaggaaaataaagataatgTATCTTCCCCTCGGAATTCAAAGGACTGGTGTGGCAGTTTGCTACCACCCGCTCTACGACCACCTTTTTGCTTTAGGCAATCATCCATGCCTGACAGCAGATCATCAGGCTCTAGGCTAACAGTTAATGTCCCAGTTAAAGCAAATTCATTAGACGGATTTGCTCACCATCGCCAAGATTCCTTAAGTGTACAGCCAGTCAGTACCGTGGCTTCTTCAGGTCTTTGCAAGTCTGACTCATGCCTGTACCAGAGGTGCAAGACTGACCAGATCACAGATATGTTGATTCACGAGACGTGGGCAAGTTCGATCGAATCCCTGATGCGCAAGAACAAAATCATAGCAGATGAAGTAGATGCTGCCGAGGCAGACCAGTTTCATAGTGATTCCCCACCACATGTGGAGCAATATGCAAACAGACTGGCTGCAAATATTGTTGAAAGCGGTAAAAATTTAATTGTTGTCCAGCAGGATTCCCTCGATTATACAAGCCGAGAACATGTGCTGGAAAGCAAACATCCCCAAAGCGCAACTCAAATTCGGTCAAAACCCAAAAGGGATGGAGTAAGTCTGGATGAGACAAAAGAGCAGATGAAGAGCCCTGGATACCTCCCTGCAGGTCAGCACAGGGAAGTGCCTTTAATTCAGATAGAAACCGATCAACGAGATGAGCCAGATAAAGATTCCGAGTCCTTAACTTCATGTGGCCCTGCTGGAAAGGAGcaccaaagcaaagaaaaacctcCAGAAGCTTTTGATGGGAAAAACACAGTTTCCAGTGCCCTACCAAATAG CAACAGCCCTCAGAGCAGACCCGATGCTGAAATCATGGGAGAGACAAAAACAGCTGAAGAATTTCCAAACCATCTCAGcagcagtgaagaaagcacTGGCAGCTGGTCCCAGCTAGCTAACGATGAGGACAATCCTGATGACACAAGTAGCTACTTACAACTCAGCGAGCGATCCCTGAG CAATGGCAACAGCAGTACAACTAGCAGTCTTGGCATTGTGGACCTGGAAATTTATCAGGAGAACGTGCCATCTTCTCCTATGATTAA TGAATTAGTAGAAGAAAAGGTTTTCCTTAaagaacagacagaaaatacagaag aaagtACTGCTGGGCTTTCAGTGGGAACAGCTGCTTGTCAAAAGGACCTACTGGTGATAAACTTTGATCTGGAACCAGAGTGCCCCGATGCAGAGCTGCGAGCCACCCTGCAGTGGATAGCTGCTTCTGAACTTGGAATTCCAACCATCTACTTTAAGAAAtctcaggaaaacagaattgAAAAG tttttggATGTTGTGCAATTAGTTCAACGGAAGTGCTGGAAAGTGGGGGATATTTTTCATGCCGTGGTGCAGTACTGCAAGCTCAGCGAGGAAGGCAGAGAGATGACACCGAGCCTGTTCGACTGGCTGCTCGAACTGGGTTAA